Below is a genomic region from Cellulomonas sp. P24.
GCGTCACCAGCGCCATCAGAGGAGGACCCCATGTCGACGACGCACCCCGTCGTGGCCATCACCGGCTCGTCGGGAGCCGGGACCACGTCCGTCCGCCGCACCTTCGAACAGATCTTCCGGCGCGAGGGGGTGAACGCCGCCTACATCGAGGGCGACAGCTTCCACCGGTGGGATCGGCAGGAGATGAAGGCAGCCCTCGCGCACGCCCTCGAGGAGGGCGACCACACGCTCAGCCACTTCGGTCCCCAGGCGAACCTGTTCGCCGAGCTCGAGTCGCTGTTCCGGGACTACGGCGAGACGGGCAGCGGCCGGGTGCGGCACTACCTGCACGACATCGACGAGGCCGCGCCCTACCAGCAGGAGCCGGGGACCTTCACCGCCTGGGAGGATCTCCCGACGGGCACGGACCTGCTGTTCTACGAGGGGCTGCACGGAGCGGTCGTCACGGACGAGGTCGACGTCGCCCGGCACGTGGACCTCGCGATCGGTGTGGTCCCGGTGATCAACCTCGAGTGGATCCAGAAGCTC
It encodes:
- a CDS encoding phosphoribulokinase, which encodes MSTTHPVVAITGSSGAGTTSVRRTFEQIFRREGVNAAYIEGDSFHRWDRQEMKAALAHALEEGDHTLSHFGPQANLFAELESLFRDYGETGSGRVRHYLHDIDEAAPYQQEPGTFTAWEDLPTGTDLLFYEGLHGAVVTDEVDVARHVDLAIGVVPVINLEWIQKLNRDRVQRGYSTEAVTETILRRMPDYVNYVTPQFSRTHVNFQRVPVVDTSNPFIARTIPTLDESMLVIRFESPRDIDFPYLLSMLHGSFMSRPNTIVCPGGKMDLAMQLIFTPMLWRLMDRRRQAGAA